A genomic region of Octopus sinensis linkage group LG2, ASM634580v1, whole genome shotgun sequence contains the following coding sequences:
- the LOC115226579 gene encoding uncharacterized protein LOC115226579, protein MEVRNDITDNNEQINVHEYNEIKQYTSCRYVSPPEILWRLSEIKMHGQSHAVYRLTLHLPDEQQVYYIAGEQRQAAARAQKRDTHLTGWFKLNQSEKNDRNLLYCDIPEQYVSQADYKVDTATALP, encoded by the coding sequence ATGGAAGTAAGAAATGACATTACAGACAACAACGAACAAATTAATGTACATGAatacaacgaaataaaacaatatacttcATGCAGGTACGTGTCTCCACCTGAAATACTTTGGCGATTATCGGAGATCAAAATGCATGGGCAGTCCCACGCGGTATACCGTTTGACTTTACATTTACCCGATGAACAGCAAGTCTACTACATAGCAGGAGAGCAACGACAAGCAGCTGCACGAGCACAAAAACGTGATACACATTTAACCGGTTGGTTCAAGCTAAATCAGTCTGAAAAGAATGATAGAAATCTTCTTTACTGTGATATCCCTGAACAATATGTTTCACAAGCAGACTACAAAGTGGACACGGCGACTGCGCTtccataa
- the LOC115232600 gene encoding glutathione peroxidase 3-like has product MPAAFLYVLLLVFPVVKPEVPSKLVSKCTGSKHVHEQIIMNIDGEEVNMSKYKGSVVLVVNVATFCGYATQYHEMNELSEKKFKQKLEIVGFPCNQFMYMEPGLNKTEIMNGLKHVRPGNGFVPKIDMMKKTDVNGINEHPLFTLLKYSCPSPRDAEYDKMKGTWNPITPRDITWNFEKFVIDHNGIPIFRYLPITTPHAIIEDLQRKSIL; this is encoded by the exons ATGCCGGCAGCCTTTCTATATGTTTTGCTTCTTGTGTTTCCAGTAGTAAAACCAGAAGTCCCAAGCAAACTTGTTTCAAAGTGTACAGGTAGTAAACACGTTCATGAACAGATAATTATGAATATAGATGGCGAAGAAGtgaatatgtcaaaatataaaGGAAGTGTGGTCCTCGTTGTCAATGTCGCAACATTTTGTG GCTACGCAACGCAATATCATGAAATGAATGAATTGTcagaaaagaaatttaaacagAAATTAGAAATCGTCGGATTTCCTTGTAATCAATTTATGTATATGGAACCTGgtttaaataaaacagaaattatgAACGGTCTCAAACATGTTCGTCCTGGAAATGGTTTTGTTCCTAAAATTGATATGATGAAAAAAACCGACGTCAATGGTATAAATGAGCATCCTCTTTTCACTCTTCTAAAG TATTCATGTCCTTCGCCACGTGATGCAGAATACGATAAGATGAAAGGTACCTGGAATCCTATCACTCCGCGAGACATCACatggaattttgaaaaattcGTTATCGATCACAATGGAATTCCGATTTTCCGATATTTACCGATAACAACACCACATGCCATCATTGAGGATCTACAAAGGAAGTCAATCCTATAA